Within the Saccharopolyspora gloriosae genome, the region GGAGGCCGCGGGCGAGGACGCCGAGGTGCCGAGCCTGCGGATGTGCGTCTCCGGCGGCGCGGCGCTGCCGGTCGCGGTGCTGGAGCGGTTCCAGCGGCGCTTCGGCGCCCCGATCCACGAGGGCTACGGGCTGTCGGAGACTTCGCCGACGGCGACGGTGAACCAGCCCGCGTTCGGCCCGCGCGCGGGCACCGTCGGACACGCGCTGTGGGGCATCGACGTCGAAGTCGCCGAACCGTCCGTCGAGGACCGTGTCGAGCTGCTGCCCGCGGGCGAGACCGGCGAGGTCGTGGTGCGCGGCCACAACGTGTTCGCCGGCTACCTGGACGACCCGGAGGCGACCGCGGCGGCCGTCGTCGACGGCTGGTTCCGCACCGGCGACATGGGCGTCAAGGACGCCGAAGGCTATCTGTCCATCGTGGACCGCAAGAAGGACCTGATCATCCGCAACGGCTACAACATCTACCCGCGCGAGGTGGAGGAGCTGCTGATCAGGCATCCCGCGGTGGCCCAGTGCGCGGTGATCGGCCTGCCCGATCCGGGACGCGGCGAGGAGGTCTGCGCCGTCGTCGTGCCGGAACGCGGCGAGGATCCCGACGAGGCGCTGGGCAAGGCGATCATCGCCTGGTCCGCGGAGCAGACCGCGCACCACAAGTACCCGCGCCGCGTGGTGTTCGTCGACGAGCTCCCGCTGGGTCCCAGCCACAAGGTCCTCAAGCGCGAGCTGCGCTCCCGCATCGCTTCGACCTGATCACCCGGGCAGGCGGGCGGCTCGCCCGCCTGCCCGAGCAGTGAAATCCCTCGACCGCGCCGAAAGGAAACGCCACCGATGGTCGACTTCTCCCTCACCGAGACCGAACGCGATATTCGGGATTGGGTGCGCACCTTTGTGCAGCGCGAACTGATGCCGCTGGAGCAGGAGGTGCTGCGCCGGGAGCGCAACCACGAGCGCGGCCTGACCCGCGAGGAGCTCAAGGACCTGCGGCAGAAGGCCCGCGACGCCGGGTTCTGGGGAGTGCAGACGCCGGAGGAGTACGGCGGGATGGACCTCTCCGCGGTGCTCACGGCGCTCATCGAGATCGAGCTCGGCCGCACGTTCGTGCCGTTCAGCTTCGGCGGCTACGCGGACAACATCCTCTACCACGCCAACGAGGACCAGAAGCAGCGTTACCTGGTCCCCACCATCGAGGGGGAGCGCAAGTCCTGCTTCGCGATCACCGAGCCCGGCGCCGGTTCGGACGCGAAGAACCTGCGCACCACGGCCCGCAAAGAGGGCTCGGAGTGGGTGATCGACGGCGAGAAGACGTTCATCACCGGCGGCATCGACGCCGACTTCACGATGGTCTTCGCCGTCACCGACAAGGAGAAGGGCGCCGACGGCGGCGTCACCTGCTTCCTCGCCGACCGCGACGCGGGCTGGCGATCGGAGCCGATCGAGATCATGGGCGAGTGGGACCGCCAACCGGCCGCGTTGGTCTTCGACGGCGTGCGGGTGCCGGAGGAGAACGTGCTCGGCGAGGTCGGCGGCGGTTTCAAGCTGGCCATGCAGTGGATCGGCCGCGGCCGCTACCTGCTGCCCGCCCGCGCTCTCGGTGGTTGTGAGCGCATGATGGAAATGTCGATGGACTACGCCCGCAACCGGCAGACGTTCGGTGCGCCCATCGCGGATCGCCAGGCCATCCAGTGGATGATCGCGGACTCCGCGGTGGAGATCGAGGCGCTGCGCTGGCTGGTGCTGCAGGCGGCGTGGCAGGCGGATCAGGGCGCCGATTCCCGGCACGCCCAGTCCATCGCGAAGCTCTACGGCGGCACCCGCGCCAACGAGATCGTGGACCGGATGTTGCAGATCCACGGCGGCATGGGCTACACGCGTGAGCTGCCCATCGAGCGCTGGTACCGCGACATCCGGCTGCTGCGCATCTTCGAGGGAACCGACGAGATCCAGCGCCGCACCATCGCCCGCAACCTGCTCAAGGGGCACGCCTCGGTCAGCGGCGTGCTCGGATGATCGGGTGGGGCCTCGATTCGGTGTCCGAATTGCCGGTAGCCTGATCGTAGGCGTACCGACCGGCCCGATTGGGAGCTGCCATGTCGTTGTTCAAGAAGCTGACCGACTTCGCCAAGAGCCCGCAGGGCAAGAAGGCGATCGACCAGGCGAAGCGATACGCGAGCGACCCGAAGAACAAGGCCAAGATCGACCAGGTGAAGAACCGCTTCACCGGCGGCGGCAAGGGCAACAGCCACTGATCTGCCACTTCCACGATGGCCCCCGGCGTGCAGCCGGGGGCCATCGTCATGCCAGGGGAGCGCGTCACCTGGACATGGTTCGCACAAGGGGTGCTACCGCCTGGTATCACGCGGTAGCATGGTGGGCGTGGCTATGACACTGAGGCTCAGCGAGGATGACAACGCCAGGCTTCGTGAGGCAGCGGATCGCGAGGGGCGGTCCATGCACGAGATCGCGATCGCCGCGTTGCACCAATACTTCGAGCGGCATGAGGAGTTCCGTGCCGCGGAGGTGCGTCGCTTCCTCGCTGAGGACGCGGAGCTGTTGAGGCTGCTGGCCGAATGACCGATCACGTGGAGCTCGATGATGCGATCTATCTGATCGAGCAGGCGTTGCCCGAGCCCGTGATGGACATCGTGCGGGACTGGGGATTGCTGGAGTCGGCTTTGCATCGGCCACGTGCGACGGTCTTCGGCACGGACGCCTACCCGCACCTTGATCAGAAAGCTGCGGCTCTCCTGCTCGCCTTGGCTCGGAATCACCCGTTGGTCGATGGGAACAAGCGCTTGGCGTGGCTAGCCACCCGTTTCTTCTACGTCAAGAACGGGTTCGATCTGCGTGCGGGTGATCCGGTCGAGGCGAACTCGTTCGTCCGGGCCGTTGCCGTGGGTGAGTACGAGGTCGACGATCTCGCCAAGGAGCTCGGTACTCGAGTCGTAAGACGACCGTGATTTCACCGGGTACCGGGCCGGTGCCCGAGGGGGTTCAAGAAGCTGACCGACTTCGCCAAGAGCCCGCAGGGCAAGAAGGCGATCGACCAGGCGAAGCGATACGCGAGCGACCCGAAGAACAAGGCCAAGATCGACCAGGTGAAGAACCGCTTCACCGGCGGCGGCAAGGGCAAGAGCCACTGATCTGCCTCCACGATGGCCCC harbors:
- a CDS encoding acyl-CoA dehydrogenase family protein, whose amino-acid sequence is MVDFSLTETERDIRDWVRTFVQRELMPLEQEVLRRERNHERGLTREELKDLRQKARDAGFWGVQTPEEYGGMDLSAVLTALIEIELGRTFVPFSFGGYADNILYHANEDQKQRYLVPTIEGERKSCFAITEPGAGSDAKNLRTTARKEGSEWVIDGEKTFITGGIDADFTMVFAVTDKEKGADGGVTCFLADRDAGWRSEPIEIMGEWDRQPAALVFDGVRVPEENVLGEVGGGFKLAMQWIGRGRYLLPARALGGCERMMEMSMDYARNRQTFGAPIADRQAIQWMIADSAVEIEALRWLVLQAAWQADQGADSRHAQSIAKLYGGTRANEIVDRMLQIHGGMGYTRELPIERWYRDIRLLRIFEGTDEIQRRTIARNLLKGHASVSGVLG
- a CDS encoding type II toxin-antitoxin system death-on-curing family toxin; the protein is MTDHVELDDAIYLIEQALPEPVMDIVRDWGLLESALHRPRATVFGTDAYPHLDQKAAALLLALARNHPLVDGNKRLAWLATRFFYVKNGFDLRAGDPVEANSFVRAVAVGEYEVDDLAKELGTRVVRRP